One genomic segment of Candidatus Hydrogenedentota bacterium includes these proteins:
- a CDS encoding right-handed parallel beta-helix repeat-containing protein translates to MTTYLSRVSANTLFLILIFTVVYHHDHNVSATLFVKIRPIIRVDADSTASAPDGLSWATAFPTIQQGIEASFPPGNGEIWVAEGIYCPTIDLPVNIGIYGGFSGVETFRSERDWAAHPTIIDGKGTDICVTGADHGILDGFIVRNGRPGMVNKNCCCVIVSNCTFRDNTSPSAFVMYGNYGAAISNDDTSLTLTNCVFAGNSSFFGGAIFNRFSTLTADTCTFSDNAAAGDSGVPAASGGAIYNDLNNFLDLTDCVFVRNTAKLMGGAIATYDTSEGTISNCVFSGNTATDGGALAGEGWFSPTLVNCTLAENTATNGGAMYIRSSCFPSLTNCVLWNNAPNELAGSPYDVM, encoded by the coding sequence ATGACAACTTATTTGAGTCGTGTCTCGGCAAATACATTGTTCCTAATATTAATATTCACTGTGGTGTATCATCATGACCATAATGTATCTGCTACATTATTCGTAAAAATAAGGCCTATTATCCGCGTTGATGCCGACAGTACCGCTTCCGCACCGGACGGATTGTCGTGGGCGACAGCTTTTCCAACGATTCAACAGGGCATAGAAGCATCATTTCCGCCGGGAAACGGTGAGATCTGGGTAGCAGAAGGCATCTATTGTCCCACCATTGATCTACCTGTCAATATTGGCATCTATGGTGGTTTTTCGGGCGTTGAGACTTTTCGATCTGAACGGGATTGGGCCGCGCATCCAACCATTATTGACGGGAAGGGGACGGACATCTGCGTTACGGGAGCCGACCACGGCATCCTGGACGGCTTTATCGTGCGGAACGGGCGTCCGGGGATGGTAAACAAGAACTGCTGTTGCGTAATCGTGTCGAACTGCACGTTTCGTGACAACACAAGTCCGTCTGCGTTCGTCATGTACGGTAACTACGGCGCCGCCATCTCGAACGACGACACTTCTCTCACACTGACGAATTGCGTGTTTGCAGGCAATTCGAGTTTCTTCGGTGGGGCGATATTCAATCGGTTCTCCACACTCACAGCCGATACGTGCACCTTTTCGGACAATGCTGCGGCCGGCGATTCCGGTGTGCCGGCGGCATCCGGTGGCGCCATCTACAACGACCTGAATAACTTTCTTGATCTGACCGACTGCGTGTTTGTTCGGAACACGGCGAAACTGATGGGTGGCGCGATTGCCACCTATGATACGTCCGAAGGGACGATATCCAACTGCGTTTTTTCCGGGAACACGGCCACGGATGGCGGCGCCCTTGCAGGCGAGGGTTGGTTCTCGCCAACTCTGGTCAATTGCACGCTCGCCGAAAACACGGCTACGAACGGCGGCGCCATGTATATCCGTAGTAGTTGTTTTCCATCGCTCACAAACTGCGTCTTGTGGAACAATGCGCCGAATGAGCTTGCGGGCAGTCCTTATGATGTGATGTA
- the ppk1 gene encoding polyphosphate kinase 1, with product MDNLYQIREISTLSFNERVLQEAEDVRNPLLERLKFLGIFSSNMDEFFKVRVASIRRRIEMGKRGMPVLLEVVTRKSRELDERFRSAYKAITAGLAGGGIKILDEHDIESQPADVIAWLRDYFHAEVLPALVPIILSKTRPFPSLVDGALYFAVRMTGKKTRYALLEIPGGIPRFVLLPNGHIMYVDDVIRHSLNDIFYIFEYDRIEAFEFKISRDAELDMDNDFSEGYIRKMERGLQKRKGGRPVRLVYDAGMPPSLLELLLRELKISKDDPLIAGGRYHNMRDLMRFPGKRPDFLFERMDHVKHPVLDRDRAPMFDLLRTGDLLITYPYQEFDHLIRLLREAAIDPRVQSIAMTLYRAAPHSQVVNALVNAARNGKKVAVSIELQARFDEQNNIWISERLREAGATVAYGVPTMKVHAKLLHIQREDMAVAGLSTGNFNEVTGHIYVDSLLLTSDERLTREVQDVLGMLLEPSKTRVLRPPKFKHLLVSPINSRKSMMKFLSREQEKGADGYVFIKTNHLTDAKIIKKIVEAADAGVRMDLVVRTTYAMLPHPNIRAISILDRFLEHQRIYIFGRGDDRLVFMSSADLMERNLDWRVEVAFPVFDPVLKGQVCDMMNLQIADNVKARILDETQSNPYVGDGSGKRRAQYDTYRYLGKLFPGK from the coding sequence ATGGACAATCTGTATCAAATACGGGAAATTTCGACATTGTCGTTCAATGAGCGCGTTCTGCAGGAGGCGGAAGACGTTCGCAATCCCCTGCTGGAGCGCCTGAAGTTTCTTGGCATTTTCTCGTCCAACATGGACGAATTTTTCAAGGTTCGGGTGGCGAGCATTCGGCGCCGCATCGAGATGGGCAAGCGCGGCATGCCGGTCCTGCTTGAAGTCGTTACCCGGAAGTCGCGGGAGTTGGATGAACGTTTCCGGAGCGCCTACAAGGCCATAACGGCCGGACTCGCCGGGGGTGGCATCAAGATCCTCGACGAGCACGACATCGAAAGCCAGCCCGCGGACGTCATCGCATGGCTTCGCGACTATTTCCACGCCGAGGTGCTGCCGGCGCTCGTGCCCATCATCCTGAGCAAGACCCGGCCGTTTCCGAGCCTTGTGGACGGCGCGCTGTATTTTGCCGTGCGCATGACGGGCAAAAAGACGCGCTATGCCCTGCTTGAAATTCCGGGCGGCATTCCGCGATTCGTCCTTCTTCCCAACGGGCACATCATGTATGTCGACGATGTCATCCGGCATTCGCTGAATGATATTTTTTACATATTCGAATACGATCGCATCGAGGCGTTCGAGTTCAAGATTTCGCGCGATGCCGAACTCGACATGGACAACGACTTTTCGGAGGGGTACATCCGCAAGATGGAGCGCGGCCTCCAGAAACGGAAAGGCGGCCGCCCGGTGCGCCTCGTCTACGATGCGGGCATGCCGCCTTCCCTGCTCGAACTGCTGCTGCGGGAACTCAAGATATCGAAGGACGATCCGCTTATCGCGGGGGGGCGTTACCACAACATGCGGGATTTGATGCGTTTTCCCGGCAAACGCCCCGATTTTCTGTTCGAGCGGATGGACCACGTGAAGCATCCCGTGCTCGATCGCGACCGCGCGCCGATGTTCGACCTGCTGCGGACGGGCGATTTGCTAATTACGTACCCCTACCAGGAATTCGATCACCTGATCCGCTTGTTGCGCGAAGCGGCCATTGATCCCCGCGTGCAGTCCATCGCCATGACGCTATACCGCGCCGCGCCTCACTCGCAGGTCGTCAACGCCCTCGTGAACGCCGCCCGAAACGGGAAAAAAGTGGCGGTTTCCATCGAATTGCAGGCCCGGTTCGACGAGCAGAACAACATCTGGATTTCCGAGCGGTTGCGCGAAGCCGGCGCCACCGTGGCCTATGGCGTGCCGACGATGAAGGTCCACGCCAAACTCCTGCACATTCAGCGCGAGGACATGGCCGTCGCGGGATTGTCCACCGGAAATTTCAACGAAGTCACGGGGCATATCTATGTGGACAGCCTACTGTTGACGTCCGACGAACGGCTAACGCGGGAGGTGCAGGACGTTCTCGGAATGCTGCTGGAGCCGTCGAAGACGCGCGTGTTGCGTCCGCCGAAGTTCAAGCACCTGCTCGTGTCGCCCATCAACTCGCGCAAGAGCATGATGAAATTCCTTTCGCGCGAGCAGGAAAAGGGGGCGGACGGGTACGTTTTCATCAAGACAAACCATCTGACCGACGCGAAGATCATCAAAAAAATCGTCGAGGCGGCCGATGCCGGCGTGCGGATGGATCTCGTTGTCCGCACGACCTATGCGATGCTTCCGCATCCGAATATCCGCGCCATTTCGATTCTCGACCGCTTCCTCGAACATCAGCGCATCTATATTTTCGGGCGCGGCGACGATCGCCTTGTGTTCATGAGTTCGGCGGATCTGATGGAGCGCAACCTGGACTGGCGCGTCGAGGTTGCGTTTCCCGTTTTCGATCCCGTGCTCAAGGGCCAGGTCTGCGACATGATGAACCTTCAAATCGCCGACAATGTCAAGGCCCGCATCCTCGACGAGACCCAATCCAATCCCTATGTCGGCGACGGTTCCGGCAAGCGCCGCGCGCAGTACGATACCTACCGGTATCTGGGGAAATTGTTCCCCGGCAAATGA